A window from Malania oleifera isolate guangnan ecotype guangnan chromosome 7, ASM2987363v1, whole genome shotgun sequence encodes these proteins:
- the LOC131160471 gene encoding UPF0161 protein At3g09310: MAGVLLLPARSHKPFSPASFPENRSFNFPKSLAFQKPLSFRTSIKTLRSPQFIPVYNQLEKNSARNAPQGDEVNNLGVKAALSTLRFYKSEISPLLPNSCRYVPTCSEYSMEAYKKYGVVKGTILTGWRLCRCNPLGGSGFDPPRWFGETRPPE; this comes from the exons ATGGCGGGTGTTCTCCTTCTTCCAGCGCGCTCTCACAAACCCTTCTCTCCCGCGTCATTTCCTGAAAATAGAAGCTTCAATTTCCCCAAATCTCTGGCTTTTCAAAAGCCCCTCAGCTTCCGCACCTCTATCAAGACACTGCGGAGCCCCCAGTTCATCCCCGTCTACAATCAATTGGAAAAAAACTCTGCCCGCAACGCTCCACAAG GTGACGAAGTGAACAATTTGGGGGTTAAGGCCGCATTGTCTACGTTGAGGTTCTACAAAA GTGAAATCTCGCCGCTGTTGCCAAATAGTTGTCGCTATGTTCCAACATGTAGTGAGTATTCCATGGAAGCTTACAAGAAATATGGAGTTGTTAAGGGCACCATTTTGACTGGTTGGCGTCTCTGCCGCTGCAATCCCCTTG GTGGGTCTGGATTTGATCCTCCACGATGGTTTGGGGAGACTAGGCCACCTGAGTAA